Below is a genomic region from Marinobacter salarius.
CAGGAAGTTCAACACCGGCACGAAAATATTCGCCGTCAATTTCAGGCCTTCAATGACATCCGGTTCAACCTCCCCTGCGCCGTCATGACGTGGGGCCATCGCGGACACATTGGCAATACGATCCAGCAACGATTGATCACCCTGCCCGGCCACACCGGCCAACTCGTCGTCATTGAGCGGAGACAGGCCGGGATGATCGTACAATTGTCCTGCGTCGGCGACGTCTCGTGAATCATTCGAAGTGCTGCCAGCGGCAAAACTGACCAGTGGCTGAAATGGCAATACTGCCATGGTGACCAACGCCGCCGCGTTACGGTAACGGGATTGGTGCCTGAGGACACGATGTAGCTCACGTTCTGTAATCCAGCCGGACTGTATCAACACCTCACCGAGCCGCTGACCGGTCTCATGCTGTAGGTGCAAACCCTCTTCCAACTGAATATCGGAAAGGTATCCCCGGTTTATCAGCAACCGACCGAGGCGGGATTTTTCTTCGAAGCCCTGACGGATTTTCAAGGTATGCCTCCAATAGCTTTACAGTGATTGCCGTACAACCTGGCCCGGTCAGAGAGCATCGATGACACTGATGCGACAGAAGGTTAGCTGATAGTCATGAACTCCGCAGGGAATATGCCCGACTTGACAAGTATTATCTGCTAACATCCTGCAACAGACTGGATTCATGGGAACAGTATCGCAGCAAATATTCCCGAAGCTACCTACTATTCTATTCCCTGAACTAACTACGTGAGCCATTATAGAATGACAAATTCCGTAAAACCGTTTCGATATGTGATGAAAATCGCGCTATCTGTAACCTTCATGCTGGGTATTGCCAATTGCCTGGCGGCTGATGGACAACAGAACGAGCTGCCCCGGGTGATTATTGAAACCAGTGAGGGTGCCATTGAGGTGACCTTGCGCCCGGACATCGCTCCCGAAACCGTTGAGAATTTCATCACCTACGCTAAAAATGGATTCTACGAGGGAACGCTGTTCCACCGGGTCATTCCGGGCTTCATGATCCAGGGCGGCGGTTTCGACCAGGATCTCAAACAGAAGCAGACTCGTAGCCCCATCCGGAACGAAGCCAAGCCAACCGCCAAGAACCTTCGCGGTACAGTCGCCATGGCCCGCACAAGCTCACCGGATTCCGCCACCTCCCAGTTTTTCGTCAACCTGACAGACAACGGCTTCCTGAACGCAGGTGTCCGCGGCCCGGGTTATGCAGTATTTGGCAAGGTGACAGGCGGAATGGGTGTTGTGGATGCCATCGCCAGTAAGAAAACGGTCAGATCCCGAGGTATGGCAGATGTGCCGCAGGAACCCGTCATTATCCGTAGCGTTTCGGTCCGGCAAACCGATACCGCTGCAGAATAGACCGGTAAGCGTAATGAGCGGATACAAAGACCGTGACTGATCCCAGGCTTCCATCTGTTGAAAACGCCGACATTGATTGGAGTAGCGGCGCACCCCACTGCCGACGCTTTGGTGACGTTTACTTCTGCAGCGAGAATGGCCTTGAAGAAACACGGCATGTATTTATCAGCCAGAACAGGCTTCACGAACGTTTCTCCTCATTACCAACGGCTTCTTCTTTCGTCATCGCTGAAACAGGGTTTGGCACCGGTCTGAATTTCCTTGCAGCCTGGCAAGCCTGGGATCAGTCATCCACAGCGGGCAATGGTTGCCTGCATTTCGTCTCCGTCGAAAGCCACCCTCTGACTCCGGACGACCTTGCACATGCGCTCACCATGTGGCCGGAGCTCAAGGTCTACGCTGACCAACTGCTGGAACAATATCCCGCCCCCGTCTCGGGTACCCATCGCCTGGTGTTGGCCGGTGGTCGTGTCAGGCTGACACTCTTTTTCGGCGATGTGGTTGATGCCTGGCGCGAGCTGGATTTTCAGGCCGATGCCTGGTTTCTGGACGGTTTTGCGCCCGCCAAAAATCCGGACATGTGGACGCGTGAAGTCATTGACGCCATACCGGGTCACAGCAAACCCGGTGCTACCCTCGCCACCTTTACATCGGCCGGCGAGGTGCGGCGACGGCTTATTGCAGCCGGCTTCACCATGCGGAAAGCGCCCGGATTCGGGCAAAAATGGGACATGTTGATCGGCACTCTGGGTGACGCCACCTACCCCGAAGCCCTCCCGGCCGCGAACGACATTGAATCCATTGCCATCATTGGCGCCGGGGTTGCTGGCAGTCTGCTCGCCCGGAATCTGGCGGAGCGTGGATTGCATGTTACTGTAATTGACCGCGCTCAAGAGGCTGGAACAGCAGCCTCTGGCAATATTCAGGGTGCGCTGTATGTCAAACTGGGCATCGAGTTCAATGATCAGGCAAAGCTTGGTCTCTCATCATTGCTGTTCAGTCAACGCTATTATCAACAGTTCGGCGGCGAGTACTGGCACCCTTCCGGACTAGTTCAACTGGCACACAGTGACAGCGAGCAAGACCGCCAGAACCGTTTCATAGCCCGCAACGACTACCCTGGCACTGTATTGCAGCAGATCGGCCCGGAACAGGCGTCTGAACTTGCAGGCATTCCCCTGACTAGGGGCGGTCTCTGGTTTCCGCGCAGTGGATGGCTTGAACCCGTCGGCCTTTGTCGGGCGTTAATGGCGCATGAGCGAATTTTTCAGTGTTTCGGTTTTGATGTCCATCGACTCACACCCTGCAATGGAAAATGGCATATTGCGGGCAATGGCGAACAGGATGTGGTGGTCGACCGCGTCGTGATATGCGCCGGCCATCTGACACCGAACCTGATTCCGCTTAAGGGTGGCTTCCGTTTCCGTGCGATTCGAGGCCAGGTAACTCACTTGCCAGCGAAGGCGGTGAAATGCCCTGATGTGGTAGTGTGCGGATCTGGGTACCTCAATCCCGCCCACGGCGGCATGACGATGGCTGGTGCCACCTTTGATCTTCATGACCCATCACCCGCCCTTTCCACCGAAAGCCACCGCGATAACCTTTCAATGCTTGATGCGATGGTTCCGGGCGCAGTAGACAGGGATTCAGGCGACATTGATCCGGCAAAACTCGATGGCAAAGTCGGGTTTCGATGCACCACCCATGACTATCAGCCGGTCGCTGGTCCGCTAATGGATGCCTATAGGCAACCACTGGAAGGAATCAACCTGTTTACCGGGCTGGGTAGCAAGGGGCTGAGTTACGCTCCGCTACTCGCAGAATATCTGGCTGACCGACTCTCAGGGCAGCCCTCTTGCTTACCCGAATCCCTCGCAAAACGCGTGGCTACGGACCGCTGCCACCGAGTAGACATAACATCGCAGGAAACGATCAGCGCCTGAAGAAATCAAACCTTCTGCCGATAACCGGAAAAGACCCTGTCACAACCGGAGCAGATCACTATGTCCATTCATGTCAGTGAACCCGGCAGGCCCGTCGGAACACGCCTGCCGGAGATATTCCGGAGTCGCCGGGTGGGCGATGTCACAGAATTAAGTGAATCCCATAACATTGATGTTCGGCACAGCGAAACCACCGACGCCGAATTCCAGTTTGCCGCCCGCTCCGGCCGACAGCGCGCTATAGAAGAGTACGGTGCCACGGCAGCCGGTGAACCCAAAGAAAGACGGGCCTACCTGCCGGTATCCCAGATATGCACCCCCGCCCTGAATTCCGTGCCAGCGACCGCAACCATTGCCGAAGCGATGGACGCCATGGATGAGAACGGCATTAATCACATCGTTATTACAGCAGAAGGTAATGTAGCAGGGCTCGTGGACCTGCGCTGGTTGCTGGCCTGGCTTCACGAAACCGACGCGAACGCCATGAGTGCCAGTTTCGTCAATATTGAGTTACCGGCCTTCCTGACCTCGTCTCCCGAGACAGATGCACACCAGCTGGCAAGGCTTATGCTCGCTCACCAACTGAACGCCGCCCTGGTTGTTGACGAGCAGGGCCAGTCAGCAGGCATCGTCACCAGCACCGATTACCTGAGGTTGTACGCCAACGCCAGCCGTCACGAGGGCAGCGTATAACAGTGGGACCATCGCCCGCTCTCGATTAATGCAACGGTAGCCCCTCTCCCGTAAACAACCGAACCTCCCACGTCTCGGAGGTACCACTTACGATTTTTACCAGGGCCGTTATTTCGTCATCGCGGTAATTTTCCAGCCGTTCTATTTCGCCCTCTGCACCATCCAGCGGCAACTGCGTTCTCCATTCCCGGCTGCTGTCAGTGCCATTATCGCCGTCTTCCTCCAGTGAAATCCGCGCCAGGATGGGATTGATCAGGCTATTTCCCTCGCTTTCGCTGAAATTGCCGTTGGTACTTCCTGCAACCAGAATGTCCCGGTCGTAAGTCCGCACCGAGTGCAGCGACTCGGTGGATGCATCATCGCCGTCATTGAAGGTAAGGGCGCGTGTTACATCCCCTAGAGCGGTGTACGACAAAGCAAATCCGGCCTGGCTGTTGATCTGACGCCGCTGCAATGAACGATCTCCGTCGCCGGATTCGACGCGATAGTTGCCGCTACCCTGGCCCACCAACCAAACATTGTTCAGTCCGTAGATGCCGGCTGACAGGTTTTCGTTACCGGTGGTTCCCCGCTGCCTGACGTTAATCGTACTGTCTGCGCTGGAGGCGATAAAAAAGAACACGTCTTTTCCGCCAAGTTGAGGCTGGCCACTCACCGCGCCTGAGGAATCCCCGATCAACAGCGGACTGCTGGTGGAAGTACTGCCTCCCACAACCGACTCATCATGGCCTGCCGCCCCCACCTGCCGTGTCCAGGCAACCACCGGCACAACCGAGTTGCCATCAACGGTGGTGTCGATTCTCTGGAGAAAACTATCCACACCACCAGCAGCATTTTCGTTCGGCCACTGGCCATTGGTTTCCCCGGCGTTCACGACGTAACCACCGTCTTCATCTATCCCGGTCCACCTGGGAGTATCATCACCGGATGTGCCCGTCACAATGCTCCAAACCGGTACATAGCTGTCCGGATCCTGGGCGGTGTCGAAAAAGTAAAGCAGCGTATGAACATCCACTCCATTACTGTCAGGGGTACCGTCCGGTGCCTGATCACTGCCAAACGAGACGACGAATTCATAGCGGGTAACGTCGTCCTCCCCTTCTTTGACCTCACGCTCGACAAAACCGATAACTGGCTCCGCACCCGGGGCAATAGCGGCCTCTGACAATGGCTGTTCCGTTATTTCCCCTTTCTGCGTGACGATACGCACCCAGGGACGATCACCATCATCGACACGATAGCCGGCAATGAAAAGACGACCGTTGTGCCCAAAAGCCGTGTCGGTGGGAATAAACGCCGCACTGCTGCCCACCTCAAGCGGTGAGGTCAGTTCGTTGATGTTCACCCGCAGTTTGTCGGCATCCGCCGAGGCCGCGAAATTCTCTCGTCCCGACTGATAACGCTCATCCAGACCCAACAGAAGGAAACGATCGTTTTCCAGCTGGCCGTTGGTGTAGTCGTCGGGAATGCGGATACGAAAGCGCATTGCCTCAACGCCCTCGGCAAAGTTGAGGAGATCCCCTTCCGCCCATTCGCCGTCCTCGTCCCGAACTTCCACAAGGAAATCCTCGCCCAGAATCACATCGGAGTCGTCATCCTCACCAAGTTTCACGCTATAAGCGCCGGCACGTTCGCCGCTGATTAACGCAACATACTCACGAACATCGCCGACATTAAGCGCATCCCGGGTGCCACCAGCCCCGGTTTCCAGTCGTACTGTTGGCTCATTGTCCGCTATCCGCAGCAGTTCCCTGACACCGGAATTGGAGCTGCCAAGCCCGGCGAGGCCGGACCTTACCTCGGTCAGCCGGATGTTCAGGGTTTCCAGGGGTTCGGCCTCGGTGTCCTCAATGACTTCCAGGCGGATATAACACTCGGTGATTCCGGGTTCCAGAGTGATCACCCCCTTGGACAGGAAGCCATCATCGTCCGGCTGATACTGAAGATAGGAAGGCACTGGTAAGGTCGGTTCGCTCTGTGTCCCCAAACCGATAATGTCCTTTCCGATGATCGCCTCGTTGTTGTTGGCGGCCCCATTTTCACAACGCTGGTGAGGGGGATCAATGTCCTCGTCACAGCGTTGTGGATTGAAGCTTGAGTCCAGTTCAAAGGCCACCGACACACGGGTGACAGAGGGCTGATCAAGCAGTACCCGCACAAGAACGGGATAGGTGTCGCTGGTGCGTTGAACGGTCTTGACGACCGCGCCATCATCATCGTATTCGTTTACCTCGTATGTCTGGCGACCGGTTTCTCCGACCTCCGGAGCCTCGCACCGATTATCCCGTTCCTCCGGCGCCTCGAAGGCCTCTCCCTCGGTAAAATCATCGATGGCCAGGCTGAGCACGTTCTCCTGGACTTCAATGTCAAATGGCTGTGTACCGGCCGCACGGCCATCATTGCCAACCAGAGTGATGTTCTCCGTCGTGCCCAGGTCATCACGGCCCCTCGAGCCACCGGTCAGCCCCGGAACGCCCCGCATGATGACACCCTGACGCGCCTTGTTGCTGGTGTCTTCCAGTGCCAGCCAGGACGGCGCGTTAGTGAGTGAATAATCGAGAATGTCGTCGCTGTCGAAAGCGCCGAAATTGTAGGCGTACTCAACGCCCAGATAGGCTTCGTCCGGCGGCGTTCCAAGAATGTAGGGATCCTCAGCATCCTGTTCGGTCTTGCAACCGCCAACGGCAACTACCATCAGTGACAACAGGGCGAGACAGCCCCCGCGGGGAAAACGGCGAAGAATACAGGAGAGGCAAGAGAGCGAATCGGCGCGCATGAAAAAGTCCGTTTCAGAGCATTGTTTTTATGGGTGCTTTACACACCGTTACAGAACAAGCTCATGGTAATCAATTTCACGGAGGCAGGATCTGCGCGAGTTCTCAGATTCTGGCCACGGACGGATCACAGGGTGCGCCGTGGCCTGAGGTTTTATTCCACACCGTGGGTCGCGAGAAACTCGACGAAGGCAGACTCGTCCATCACCGGGACACCCAGGTTTTCGGCCTTCGTCAGTTTCGAGCCGGCGGCTTCGCCGGCAACGACACAGGAGGTCTTGCCGGAGACGCTTCCCGCCACTTTTGCCCCCAGGGACTCCAGTTTTGCCTTGGCGTCGTTCCTCGTCATGTCCGACAGCGACCCTGTCAGCACCCAGGTTTCGCCCTTCAGGGGCTTCTCACTGGCCGTGATTGCTTCACTCTGCCATTGAACCCCTGCGTCTTTTAGCGCCTGGATGGTTTCCTGATTGTGGGTCTGGTCGAAGAAACTACGAATGTGGCCGGCGACAATGGGCCCAACGTCGGGCACCGACTGCAGGGCATCCTCATCAGCCTCACCAATGGCTTCCAGCGTGCCAAAGTGGCTGGCCAGGGCCTTGGCGGTTGCCTCGCCCACTTCCCGGATACCAAGGGCATACAGGAACTTCCAAAGGACCGGGTGACGGGAGCGATCAATGGCATCGATCAGATTACCTGCGGATTTCTCACCCATACGTTCAAGGCCCGTCAAATCAGCCTTCTTTAACAGGTAAAGATCCGCAACCGTAGTGACCAGTTCCCTGTCCACCAGAATATCAATCCACTTGTCTCCGAGCCCTTCTATGTCCAGTGCCTTGCGGGAGGCATAGTGCCGGATGGCCTCCTTGCGCTGTGCCGGGCAGAACAGCCCACCAGAACAGCGGGCCACCACTTCACCCTCGATCTGCACAATATCGGACTGGCATACGGGGCAGGCATCCGGAAGCTGGACCTCACGGGCATTGTCAGGGCGCCGTTCGGCCACAACCTTGACCACCTGGGGAATTACATCCCCTGCCCGTCGAACGAACACGGTGTCTCCGATACGGACACCCAGTCGTTGGATTTCATCCATATTATGCAGAGTGGCATTGCTTACGGTGACGCCTCCCACAAATACCGGCTTGAGCCGGGCGACTGGCGTGATCGCGCCGGTACGGCCGACCTGGAATTCCACGTCTTCAATGACCGTCAGCTCTTCCTGCGCCGGAAATTTCTGGGCAATAGCCCAGCGGGGGGCACGGGAGACAAACCCCAACTGCTGCTGCAATGCCAGGCTGTTTACCTTGAAGACAATGCCATCGATTTCATAAGGCAGGCTGGCCCGCTTATCCATCAGCTCATTGTAAGCCTGCAGACAGTCCTCCGCGCCGGTCGCCCGACGCATCTCAGGGTTGATCCGGAAACCCCAGGCACTAACCTGTTGCAGCCCCTCCCAATGGGTGGCGGGCAGCCGGCTTTCGTCCTCAAGCGCGACACTGTAGGCGCACAATTCGAGTGGCCGGCGGGCTGTCACGGTGGGTTTTTTCTGTCTCAGACTGCCTGCGGCGGCGTTGCGGGGGTTAACAAACGCCTTCTCTCCCTTGTCCGCCAGGCGTCTGTTCAGCGCTTCGAACCCTTCCCGGGGCATATAGACTTCGCCCCGGACCTCCACCAGTTCAGGAACGTTGTCACCACGAAGCCTCAGGGGCACCGACGGAATAGTGCGAATATTGGCAGTTATGTCCTCACCGGTATAACCATCGCCGCGGGTGGCGGCGCGGGTCAGAACGCCGGACTCGTAATGAAGGCTTACCGCCAGTCCGTCCAACTTGGGCTCGCAGACATACTCAATGTCGTCGCTGGCCTTGAGCCGGTCTTTCACCCGGCGATCAAAGTCCCTCAGTTCTTCGTCACTGAACGCATTGTCCAGGGAAAGCATGGGGATACGATGGACCACCTCCTCAAAGGTGGTTTCCACCGATGCCCCCACCCGACGAGTGGGGGTATCAGGCGTCACAATATCGGGATATTGCGCTTCCAGGTCCTGTAATTCCCGGAACAGCCGGTCGTACTCGGCATCCGGCACCCGGGGATCGTCCAGAACATAGTACTGATAGTTATGCTCGGTGATGGTATCCCGGAGTTCTCCGGCCCGGCTGATAACGTCGGGAGAGGCTTTGGTCATTGTCTGGGGGATCGTTGCTTGCGTTCAAACTCGCGGATGCGTTGGCGGCAGTGCTCAATGGTTTGCGGGGTCATCACGCTTCGCCGCTCGTCCTTCAGTTCACCGCCAAGATTGCGTACCACGCACTGCGCCGTTTCCAGCATGAACTCGAAGGCTTGCATGGAATTGGTGGGCCCGGGCATGCTCATAAAGAAACTGATCCCCGGCGTGGACAAGGCTGGCATATCCTCGGGTTTGAAGGTACCGGGCTCTACGGCGCTGGCCACGCTGAACTGCACCGGGCTGGTGGTGTCAGACTGCTCGTGGCGATGGTAGATGTCCATATCGCCATACTCCAGGCCGCAGGCTTCGAACAACGCCTTGAGTTTGGTACCCGCAAAATTCTGCTCGCTTTTTGCCAACACATTGATAACGACCACTTCCCGGGCTTCCGGCCGGTTGGCGCCTGCGAGGGGCTGCCCTGATTGTCGTGCCGTGGTTTCCCGCTTTGCGGTGTCCTCCTCCACCTCGGTGGTTACAGTGGGGGGCGCTGCTTCGTCGTCTGGGCCAGTATCCGCTATATCGGCTTCAGGCTCTTCGTCAACCGCCCCCCAACCGGTGTCGGAATCGTACTCAACATCAGTGGGTTCACTGGCAGCCAGATTTTCCGCTTCCGGTTCGTGCTCTACCGCCGGTTCTTCGGCGTCGTCCTTGCCCTTAACGCCCGCGCTGCTGACCACCGGCCTGGTCGGTTTGGGCTTGGGCCTGGCGAACCGGCTCTTTTCAGGCTTGACGTAGCCGCGTTCTTCCAGCGTGTCCCGTGAAATGGTGCGCGCCCCACCATTGGGGAGCTCAGGGTTGAAATCCTGCTCCAACGGGGAATCGTCGAGATCATCCGCGCCCATGCCAGAGGAGATCGCGATTGATTCCTTGCGGGCGCGCCTCATCCGGCGCAGACCATCAATCACAATACCGAGGATAACCAGGGTGCCGATGGCAATTAACCATTCCCTAAGAGACATAGTGGTGCTGTCCTGTTTGCAGATCAGATATCGTTGCTACTCTAAGAAAAGCCTGTAATGAATACAACGC
It encodes:
- a CDS encoding CBS domain-containing protein; amino-acid sequence: MSIHVSEPGRPVGTRLPEIFRSRRVGDVTELSESHNIDVRHSETTDAEFQFAARSGRQRAIEEYGATAAGEPKERRAYLPVSQICTPALNSVPATATIAEAMDAMDENGINHIVITAEGNVAGLVDLRWLLAWLHETDANAMSASFVNIELPAFLTSSPETDAHQLARLMLAHQLNAALVVDEQGQSAGIVTSTDYLRLYANASRHEGSV
- a CDS encoding pilus assembly protein PilB; the protein is MKIRQGFEEKSRLGRLLINRGYLSDIQLEEGLHLQHETGQRLGEVLIQSGWITERELHRVLRHQSRYRNAAALVTMAVLPFQPLVSFAAGSTSNDSRDVADAGQLYDHPGLSPLNDDELAGVAGQGDQSLLDRIANVSAMAPRHDGAGEVEPDVIEGLKLTANIFVPVLNFLDSDLTISGVHYRDDIPRYAVRDDGGITLAFPERIEQIRMDNIRVSGSQGPSLGNIALDNIRFHPDSQMTIYTR
- the ligA gene encoding NAD-dependent DNA ligase LigA, which gives rise to MTKASPDVISRAGELRDTITEHNYQYYVLDDPRVPDAEYDRLFRELQDLEAQYPDIVTPDTPTRRVGASVETTFEEVVHRIPMLSLDNAFSDEELRDFDRRVKDRLKASDDIEYVCEPKLDGLAVSLHYESGVLTRAATRGDGYTGEDITANIRTIPSVPLRLRGDNVPELVEVRGEVYMPREGFEALNRRLADKGEKAFVNPRNAAAGSLRQKKPTVTARRPLELCAYSVALEDESRLPATHWEGLQQVSAWGFRINPEMRRATGAEDCLQAYNELMDKRASLPYEIDGIVFKVNSLALQQQLGFVSRAPRWAIAQKFPAQEELTVIEDVEFQVGRTGAITPVARLKPVFVGGVTVSNATLHNMDEIQRLGVRIGDTVFVRRAGDVIPQVVKVVAERRPDNAREVQLPDACPVCQSDIVQIEGEVVARCSGGLFCPAQRKEAIRHYASRKALDIEGLGDKWIDILVDRELVTTVADLYLLKKADLTGLERMGEKSAGNLIDAIDRSRHPVLWKFLYALGIREVGEATAKALASHFGTLEAIGEADEDALQSVPDVGPIVAGHIRSFFDQTHNQETIQALKDAGVQWQSEAITASEKPLKGETWVLTGSLSDMTRNDAKAKLESLGAKVAGSVSGKTSCVVAGEAAGSKLTKAENLGVPVMDESAFVEFLATHGVE
- the zipA gene encoding cell division protein ZipA → MSLREWLIAIGTLVILGIVIDGLRRMRRARKESIAISSGMGADDLDDSPLEQDFNPELPNGGARTISRDTLEERGYVKPEKSRFARPKPKPTRPVVSSAGVKGKDDAEEPAVEHEPEAENLAASEPTDVEYDSDTGWGAVDEEPEADIADTGPDDEAAPPTVTTEVEEDTAKRETTARQSGQPLAGANRPEAREVVVINVLAKSEQNFAGTKLKALFEACGLEYGDMDIYHRHEQSDTTSPVQFSVASAVEPGTFKPEDMPALSTPGISFFMSMPGPTNSMQAFEFMLETAQCVVRNLGGELKDERRSVMTPQTIEHCRQRIREFERKQRSPRQ
- the mnmC gene encoding bifunctional tRNA (5-methylaminomethyl-2-thiouridine)(34)-methyltransferase MnmD/FAD-dependent 5-carboxymethylaminomethyl-2-thiouridine(34) oxidoreductase MnmC, encoding MTDPRLPSVENADIDWSSGAPHCRRFGDVYFCSENGLEETRHVFISQNRLHERFSSLPTASSFVIAETGFGTGLNFLAAWQAWDQSSTAGNGCLHFVSVESHPLTPDDLAHALTMWPELKVYADQLLEQYPAPVSGTHRLVLAGGRVRLTLFFGDVVDAWRELDFQADAWFLDGFAPAKNPDMWTREVIDAIPGHSKPGATLATFTSAGEVRRRLIAAGFTMRKAPGFGQKWDMLIGTLGDATYPEALPAANDIESIAIIGAGVAGSLLARNLAERGLHVTVIDRAQEAGTAASGNIQGALYVKLGIEFNDQAKLGLSSLLFSQRYYQQFGGEYWHPSGLVQLAHSDSEQDRQNRFIARNDYPGTVLQQIGPEQASELAGIPLTRGGLWFPRSGWLEPVGLCRALMAHERIFQCFGFDVHRLTPCNGKWHIAGNGEQDVVVDRVVICAGHLTPNLIPLKGGFRFRAIRGQVTHLPAKAVKCPDVVVCGSGYLNPAHGGMTMAGATFDLHDPSPALSTESHRDNLSMLDAMVPGAVDRDSGDIDPAKLDGKVGFRCTTHDYQPVAGPLMDAYRQPLEGINLFTGLGSKGLSYAPLLAEYLADRLSGQPSCLPESLAKRVATDRCHRVDITSQETISA
- a CDS encoding peptidylprolyl isomerase → MTNSVKPFRYVMKIALSVTFMLGIANCLAADGQQNELPRVIIETSEGAIEVTLRPDIAPETVENFITYAKNGFYEGTLFHRVIPGFMIQGGGFDQDLKQKQTRSPIRNEAKPTAKNLRGTVAMARTSSPDSATSQFFVNLTDNGFLNAGVRGPGYAVFGKVTGGMGVVDAIASKKTVRSRGMADVPQEPVIIRSVSVRQTDTAAE